The window ACCGCCGTGCCGACGGCGGCGTCGACACGGTCCGCAGCATCGGCGGTGCACAGACCCGCGCCGACAGCTGAACCGGAGTCTGCCCGGTAGGACAGTGGGCACGGTCAGGGAAGGAGGTGCTGCCGCGCCGCTTCCGGTCCTCGCGCCGTGGCCGGCGCTGCGGTCCGGGTCGGCTTGCCACCGGCTCTCGGACGGCCTCTGTACCGCATAGTGACCCACCTGAGTCGGCGCGGAACCACCACCGTTCGGGCAGCCCGAACCAAGAACCCCACCGCCCCCGGCTCAGGCCCTGGACCTTCACCGGATCACACCCAGGCATCACGAACCGACGGCCCCGACCGACCCCGCCAGCAACCCTGCTAGTGCTTTGAGCAGCGGTTGTTCACACGGCGTCCCCGAACTGGTCCTTGTCTACGAGCGTGCTGTTCGAGCACGGCAGTGACTACCGGAAGGGCTGTCTGTTGTCCAACCCCGCCGTCCGCGGCCTCTGGCTTGCGATCGCCACTCTGACCGCCGCCCTCGTCGGCGCCACCGCCGGACTGCTCGCCTGGGCCGGCGGCCTCAACCCACCCACCGCCGTCCTCACCGGCGGCGGCGCCTTCGCCGGCACCGTCCTGCTCGTCCTCACCGTCGTCCGGTTCACCACCGGCCAGGCGGAGTAGGTCACCCCGATCCGCACGGTGCCCCTTGGCCACGACGTCGAGGGGCTGGTCCTTGTCTACGAGCGCGAGCACGGCAGTGACTACCGGAAGGGCTGCCTGTTGTCCAACCCCGCCGTCCGCGCGGCGACGATCGCGGTGACCGTGATCGTGATGGCCGACCGCTAGCCCCGGAAAAAATCTTGGTCGCGGACTTCACGCGGCACCGTCCGTCCGGTCCTACCACATAGGGGCCGGACGGGCGGCTTCCCGCCGACAGGCCCGGTCCAGGCCCAGCAGGCAATCAGACGTCAAAGTCGACGAGATCGGAGGGCCGCCGGTGGTCCAAGCGGAGAAAGGACTGGCCCCTGCGGCGCCGGAGCCACGCACCGAACACCGGCCGCCCTCGCCCCAGTCCTTGGTCGACGAAGAGTTCAGGGAGTTCTTCAACACGATGTACGCGCCGCTGCTGTCGTTCGCCACCGTGTGGGGCAGGAGCCACCACGACGCGGACGAGGCACTCGGCACCGTCATGGCCGACATGTACGGGCGATGGACCGATATTCGTCACCCGGTCGCGTACGCACGACGCGCAGTCACCTGGGCCATCCTCAAGATCCGCCGAGATCGCGGCGACGACCGATGCTTCCCCGCACCGAGCGATCAGCTACCTGATGGGACGGACGAGGCCCCCGAGTTCGACCAGCTGGAAGGCGAGCAATGGGTGACCCAACTGCTCGCCGAGCTGCCACCAACCCAGTACGCGGTGCTCAGCCGCTTCCTCGCCGGGCTGAGCATGAAGGAGATCTCCGACGAGCTACGCAAGAGCGAGTCGACAATCCGGCAGAACTTCAAGCTGGCTCGCGACCGATTGCGGCTACACGTCAAGGAGTACGACCGAAGAAGATCCGGCCCATCCGCCGGGCAGAGGCCGAGGGAGGAGAACCGATGAACCACGGCGACTTCAACCGCGACCCGGTGGAGAGCGACGAGTTCTTCGGCGAGCTGGCCGACATGATCGACATCGTCGATACGATGACCCACGAGCGGCTCAGTAACGGTGAACTGGACCGCCGTCGCGAGGACATCATAGATCGGGTGCGCCGCCGCAAGGCGGCCGCGCCGATCGCCAGCACCACCCCCGCGAACACGGCGCCGGCACCACGCCCGAAAATGGGCGCGTTCGGCAGCACCAGCAGGAGCACCCTCGACGGGCAAATCAGAATCGGCGCTTGGGAAGTTGAGTGGCAATCGCTGGTTTGCTCGTCACTACTCAAGGGCACCGTGGCGGACACCTTCGCACCCAGCAGCTCGCTTCCTGTGGCGGCCCACGCCGCCGCCCAAGCCGACGTCGAGCACTACCGCGACAGAGCGCTGCAGGAAGCCGCTGCAATCGTCAAGAAGGCGCAGCAGGAAGCCGACGGCCTACGGGCCGAAGCACAGCGGATCCTCGACCAAGCGCGTCGAGAGGCAACGGAGACGGCCACAGTCCAGCCACAAGACGACCAGACAGCTGAACCCATCGGTCCGCTCTCCCGCCACAACGTGCCGCCCAGCCCACCGGGAATCCACTCCTTGTCTCCGGGACACGGGTTGCCAAGGGCATTGGCAGAGCGGCTAACCGCCTCGTTCATTGACCCTTGCAGCGAGTGGCCACCGGCGGTGTTGGTCGTTCCCGCCGCTGCTCCTGCCCAAACGGCCGCATCCCTACTGGGCAGGGACACCGCCGCTGACGCCGGGT is drawn from Micromonospora sp. NBC_01740 and contains these coding sequences:
- a CDS encoding RNA polymerase sigma factor — protein: MVDEEFREFFNTMYAPLLSFATVWGRSHHDADEALGTVMADMYGRWTDIRHPVAYARRAVTWAILKIRRDRGDDRCFPAPSDQLPDGTDEAPEFDQLEGEQWVTQLLAELPPTQYAVLSRFLAGLSMKEISDELRKSESTIRQNFKLARDRLRLHVKEYDRRRSGPSAGQRPREENR